CGGGTCTGTCAGGCAGAGCATAAGTGATTTTTCCTCCTTTTTGCGCTAAATCCTCAAGCCGCTCGTTATCCTCCTCCGAACGACCGACAAGCCCTATGGTATCCTCAGATAATCTGAATATTCTTCCGTACCTGATAAGCCGCGAGTTGAGTTCGGTTAACAGACCGGGGATATCCATCAGCATTTTCAATCTTGAACAGTAGTTAGGATCAGTCAGAAGGCATCCGCCTCCGGGTGGCTTGTATTGAAATCCATGTTCCTCAGCGATCAGTATCTGCGGTTTCCTGCTTCTTCCTGACAGTCGGAGGAGTCTGCTCCTGTCGACAAGTCCTCTTTTCTCAGGGTCTGTAGGGGGAAGAAGCTTTGCGGAAAGCGGCCTCAGCAGGATTTCCTTGAAACCGGACAGCCTCGCGACCCTGTTAAGCGACCCCCTGTTCTGGGACATCGGTCGCTGTCCTGCTACTTCTCCTGAGAATATGAAATCGAATCCTTCAGCGGAAGCAATTTCGCCCAGTTTCCTGAACATCCCGGCATGGCAGTCTATGCATGGGTTGCAGTTATTCCCGAACCCGCTGGGAGGATTAACAAGCAGAGACATTATTGTAGCGGAATAGTCGATCTCACGCCAGGATATTCCGAGCTGCACTGCTCCTGTTCGACCAGCGTCGGACTCAAAGAACGGACTGGAAAATGATACAGCCTCGACTTCGATGTGCTGGTCCAGAAGAACCTTCGCTGCAATCATACTGTCAAGACCGCCGGAGAAAGCACCGAGAGCTCTTATAATCATACAGCTTCTCGCTCTCTGTTTCTCCGCTCACATGACAGTGTCAACAGAGAAAATAACGTGACACGCAACGTAGTGCATGTCACTATTTCCTCTGCGATCATACTGTCAAGACCGCCGGAAAAAGCTCCTAGAGCTCTTATGCCCATCTGATGTGCGATCCTTCTATGATTT
The Candidatus Aegiribacteria sp. genome window above contains:
- a CDS encoding tRNA 4-thiouridine(8) synthase ThiI, whose product is MIIRALGAFSGGLDSMIAAKVLLDQHIEVEAVSFSSPFFESDAGRTGAVQLGISWREIDYSATIMSLLVNPPSGFGNNCNPCIDCHAGMFRKLGEIASAEGFDFIFSGEVAGQRPMSQNRGSLNRVARLSGFKEILLRPLSAKLLPPTDPEKRGLVDRSRLLRLSGRSRKPQILIAEEHGFQYKPPGGGCLLTDPNYCSRLKMLMDIPGLLTELNSRLIRYGRIFRLSEDTIGLVGRSEEDNERLEDLAQKGGKITYALPDRPGPTGVLIGDKNNLEELKTLVKARVKPCI